TTGCCAAGTTTCATTCCAGAACTCTTAGGAGGAGCAGTGAAGGAAGACCGTGATCGATCTGTGAGATTAAGAACAGTTAAAAAGATGATTGTTTGAAGTAAACCAGGAAATAGAGGCGCTGAACACACCACACTAACCTTTCGCCTTGGTAGTGAGCGGATCAAAATCTGACATCATGCCAAACCCAGCACCACTTCCATAACCACTGCCACCACCTTGAGATATGTTCAAGTCACTGAAACTATTGTCAAGTTTTCCAGATCCCATTGAACCCATAGACGAAAGTCCTCCCTTATCACCTCTAGTCTTTTCAATCTGGGAATTGCGTATGAAATATTAATAGgagttaacaaaaatataacacAAGAAACAGGGTGATCTCCTGTGATGTACCTTGCTTTTGTCAATCTCATTAGCCTTACGCTTCATCACGTCTTTAGTGTCATTGATCTTGCTCTGCATCAACAGTTTATGAAGCTTCTCCTCATGACTTTCCATTTCACAGTACTGCTTCACCTGGGCAACCGTCACGTTTTCCTTGTGCCCGAGAGATATGACTTCATCAAAAGCATGTATCAGGTCAAAGTTACCCCTGCCAATCCCGTCTTCATCTAAAGACATGCAATACTCAGGTACCTAGAAACAGTCAAATGAACAAAAGGCATGCCCAGACTTCGTCAGTTACGTAGCATAAGTGCCAGTCTCTCACTTAATTGGAAACCAAAGTTGAGGAAAACAATAGTAGGCACACATTCAGTAATACACATGCAGACTCAAGGAACatataaaagaagaaagaaagcatACAAGTTTGGAGAGCAGCCTGAGGGTGTCGAGATCTTGAAGAATGTTACTCTGCTTAGTAGTGACAAGAAGCAGGAAGAGAGCTTCAATAGGCTGATATACATACCGCACAGTCTCCGTCTCGAAATAGGTATGCTGCTTGTCCATGCCAACCAGTTTAGGAAAATCTCCAAGCAGACCTTCAATTACAATACGGGACATGTCCACATATTGTCTAGACACAAgcactgtaaaaaaaaaacaaaaattaatgaaaaagatactttaattatatataaattaactgtggaatcattcattcattcaccTTTTCCAGACTTGGTCACAATGGATGCATTAGTCACGACCTAAGATAAACCACCACAGGTTACAACTTCAGCATGGTGCCATTAAAACTTAACAACAAACAAATGTGCATTCACAAACAAATCATGAAAATAGAACTCTCTTTAccattttgatttgatttgattttcagGTTCCAGCAATACCAGCAGCTATAAGAAACGGCAACGTGAATCTGAAAATACAACCACGAAATCAAACAGAGCAAACGAGATCATAAATCGCGTAACAGTGAAGACATCTATAACAAACGAAACACACTATAATAGACTCAACTAACGTAAACGAATTCGTCAGAATAATGCAGAACTAACGGATCGGATCTAAGAGCGTTAAAAGGCACATAATCTCGAAACGTAACTGTATAAGCATGATCAGAGACgaagagcgagagagagagagaagaagacgtTACCAGAGAGACTGATCAAACGCGATGAGTCGCCAATTCGCAAGGAGCTCGCTAAGtaataaaacagaaaagaagaaaggagtTGCGATTAAATAGTGTGGGCCTGCTTTATTTTTATTGGGCTTTTAAAGCCCATCAGGAGGTTAGGTTTAATCCGCTTAACCGATATTCGGTTTAGTTCGGTTGACATTGATTGTATGTAGCAATTAATCCATCCACCTTTTGAAAAGTCAATTTCATATCTAGGGTTTTTAATTCGATTCGGAGGTCAGCTAATATCCGGCGAGTGACTGATAATAAGGTTACTATCTCTGTCTCTTTTCTCACTTACAACTTTGCTCATTTGATCTGTCGCCTATTGACCCAGCTCAGGATGTTGAATCCTGATTATTTTTAGTGAAACTTAATCAGTGCTTATGTTCTTACTTCTTAGTATGATCAGTGATATGCTTTCTGAATCAATGAGATTGTTATAGTCATGTAAGAGATCTAGAAAGAGAACTAGTTCAAgggtttgttttgtttagtaataaagttatatactttatgCTCTAGGATTGGTTGTATGGATGATTACGCCAAGTTCTGCTCCTTATAACTCCTGATTATGTAGATTCTAATCTTCTCTTTACTTTCACCAAAAAGTGTCCATGGCAGCTTTGCAAATGTCTCGTGAATGGATCGGTATTCAGCAATTCCCACCTGCGACTCAATCTAAGTTGCTCGAGATCCTTGACAAGTTCAAACAAGAGGTttcctttctttattttcttagcTTCATctgctttctttctttgtgtTTAATGTTTATCTCTGGTGTAGGATGTGAGCTCGCTAACAGTACTTGTGATGGGGAAAGGCGGTGTTGGGAAGTCTTCAACTGTTAATTCAGTTATAGGCGAGAGAGCTGCTGCTGTCAGTACTTTCCAGGTACCATGTTTAATCCTCTTCTCCTCATCGCTTTCTTCATTGactatttgattatatatattttttcttttgatatataGTCTGAAGGACTGAGACCTACATTGGTCTCTCGCTCAAGGTCGGGTTTTACATTAAACGTCATCGACACTCCTGGTCTGATTGAAGGAGGTTATGTTAATGATCAAGCCGTCAACCTTATCAAAgggtatgtatgtatgtatgttgactctctctcttcttctcctaatTTGTTTATTCAAACATTAGTAATTTTGATGGGTTTTTTAAACAGGTTTCTCCTGAACAAGACTATAGATGTGCTACTATACGTGGACCGTTTGGATGTGTACCGGGTGGATGACTTGGATAGGCAGGTGGTGACGGCTATAACAGATGCATTTGGTAAAGAGATATGGAAGAAGTCTGCT
This genomic stretch from Raphanus sativus cultivar WK10039 chromosome 3, ASM80110v3, whole genome shotgun sequence harbors:
- the LOC108844111 gene encoding translocase of chloroplast 34, chloroplastic yields the protein MAALQMSREWIGIQQFPPATQSKLLEILDKFKQEDVSSLTVLVMGKGGVGKSSTVNSVIGERAAAVSTFQSEGLRPTLVSRSRSGFTLNVIDTPGLIEGGYVNDQAVNLIKGFLLNKTIDVLLYVDRLDVYRVDDLDRQVVTAITDAFGKEIWKKSALVLSHAQFSPPDGLNYDLFVSRRSDALLKLIRAAAQVKKQDMQGSLFPVIRVENSGRCNKNESDEKILPDGTSWIPNLFKTITEISFNGSESIHVDKKLVEGPNPNERGKRLIPLIFAFQYLLLMKPLVRLIKSDVSRESKPAWEIRDSGSASRRA